Proteins found in one Synechococcus sp. LA31 genomic segment:
- a CDS encoding serine hydrolase produces MSASRPNRSSRPPGWGAPLRLVLRLAVMGIGLGVISGTALKLLAPHLADGTSSTTPPGQQPLERLSASQPLPSGIALGRFEPKTELTALSQKWAQLAARHKDLQASGYLLVLDDGRFAQLQADKALPAASSIKTPILLAGLEELDTGKLRWNEPLTLTKEVVGGGAGWMASKPVGSRFPFWEAATEMIRVSDNSATNLLIKRLGGKTALNARFQAMGLHATVINNWLPDLKGTNTTSSLDLAHSIAMVDTGEMLSPRARDLFRGVMGTSRTNTLLPLGMLMGLGGDSADPDSALLAHGVTVLNKTGDIGIAYADGGLIELPNGQRAVAAFMVKGPFNDPRSTGLIRAMAAEVARTLIGKPGGTAPAANR; encoded by the coding sequence TTGAGCGCGAGTCGCCCCAACCGCTCCAGTCGCCCGCCGGGCTGGGGCGCACCACTGCGGCTGGTCTTGCGGCTGGCGGTGATGGGGATCGGCCTTGGGGTGATCAGCGGCACCGCGCTGAAGCTGCTCGCGCCGCACTTGGCGGACGGCACGAGCAGCACCACTCCACCGGGCCAACAGCCGCTTGAGCGGCTTTCCGCAAGCCAACCCCTCCCAAGCGGGATAGCCCTGGGGCGCTTCGAACCCAAAACCGAGCTCACAGCGTTGAGCCAGAAATGGGCCCAGCTAGCTGCGCGCCACAAAGACCTGCAAGCCAGCGGCTACCTGTTGGTGCTCGACGACGGCCGCTTCGCCCAGCTGCAGGCCGACAAGGCGCTGCCCGCCGCAAGTTCGATCAAGACCCCGATCCTGCTGGCGGGGCTGGAAGAGCTCGATACCGGCAAGCTGCGCTGGAACGAACCGCTCACCCTCACAAAAGAGGTGGTGGGCGGCGGCGCCGGCTGGATGGCCAGCAAACCGGTGGGCAGCCGTTTTCCGTTCTGGGAGGCCGCCACCGAAATGATCCGGGTGAGCGACAACAGCGCGACCAACTTGCTGATCAAGCGCCTGGGGGGCAAGACCGCGCTCAACGCCCGTTTCCAGGCCATGGGCCTTCATGCCACCGTGATCAACAACTGGCTGCCGGACCTCAAGGGCACCAACACCACCAGCTCCCTCGATCTGGCTCACTCCATCGCCATGGTGGACACCGGCGAGATGCTCAGCCCCCGCGCCCGCGATCTGTTCCGCGGCGTGATGGGCACCTCCCGCACCAACACCCTGCTGCCCCTGGGGATGCTGATGGGCCTCGGCGGCGATTCCGCTGACCCCGACAGCGCCCTGCTGGCCCATGGGGTGACGGTGCTCAACAAGACCGGCGACATCGGCATCGCCTACGCCGATGGCGGCCTGATCGAGCTCCCCAACGGCCAGCGAGCCGTAGCCGCTTTCATGGTGAAAGGACCGTTCAACGACCCCCGCTCCACCGGGCTGATCCGTGCCATGGCTGCCGAAGTAGCCCGCACGCTGATCGGCAAACCGGGCGGCACCGCACCTGCTGCAAACCGATGA
- a CDS encoding RNA methyltransferase has translation MSLAVVLVEPAGPLNVGSVARLCANFQVPQLRLVAPRCDHLGPEARQMAVHGEALLEQSLIYPDLAAAVADCQRVVATSGRVETESLPLSSPAEALGWLWRGASCSPVAALVFGREDRGLSNAELLQAGRVVRLATSDAYASLNLSHAVAICLHELQACREQPHPTNAIADGNSGVLSSRGDLEAALADAEALLLEVGFLYPHTAAARMAKLRALLQRAQVQQQEVALLRGMVRQLRWAAQRETP, from the coding sequence ATGAGCCTGGCTGTGGTGCTGGTGGAGCCGGCTGGCCCCCTCAACGTGGGCAGCGTGGCCAGGCTGTGCGCCAATTTCCAGGTGCCACAACTTCGCCTGGTGGCTCCACGCTGCGATCACCTGGGCCCCGAAGCGCGGCAGATGGCCGTGCATGGCGAGGCGCTGCTGGAGCAATCGCTGATCTACCCGGATCTAGCTGCAGCCGTGGCCGACTGCCAGCGGGTGGTCGCCACCAGCGGCCGTGTGGAAACAGAAAGCCTGCCTCTGAGCTCTCCAGCCGAAGCCCTGGGCTGGCTCTGGCGAGGAGCCAGCTGCAGCCCCGTAGCCGCGCTGGTGTTTGGCCGGGAAGACCGGGGCCTCAGCAACGCCGAACTCCTTCAGGCCGGGCGGGTGGTGCGGCTGGCCACGAGTGACGCCTATGCCTCTCTCAACCTCTCCCATGCGGTGGCGATCTGCCTGCACGAGCTCCAGGCCTGCCGCGAGCAACCACATCCCACCAACGCCATAGCCGATGGGAACAGTGGCGTGCTCTCCAGCCGCGGGGATCTAGAGGCGGCTCTGGCAGATGCTGAAGCGCTCCTGCTGGAGGTGGGCTTTCTGTATCCGCACACGGCAGCTGCACGCATGGCCAAGCTGCGCGCCTTGCTCCAGCGGGCGCAGGTGCAGCAGCAAGAAGTGGCTTTACTACGAGGCATGGTGCGTCAACTGCGCTGGGCAGCCCAGCGAGAGACGCCTTAA
- the trxA gene encoding thioredoxin, giving the protein MSSAAAVTDASFEQDVLKSDVPVLVDFWAPWCGPCRMVAPIVDEIAKEFEGKIKVFKLNTDENPNVASQYGIRSIPTLMVFKDGQKVDTVVGAVPKTTLSGTIAKYL; this is encoded by the coding sequence ATGTCCAGCGCCGCAGCCGTCACCGACGCTTCCTTCGAGCAGGACGTGCTCAAGAGCGATGTGCCTGTGCTGGTGGATTTCTGGGCCCCTTGGTGCGGCCCCTGCCGCATGGTGGCCCCGATCGTGGATGAAATCGCCAAAGAATTCGAAGGCAAGATCAAGGTGTTCAAGCTCAACACCGACGAAAACCCCAACGTGGCCAGCCAGTACGGCATCCGCAGCATCCCCACCCTCATGGTGTTCAAAGATGGCCAGAAGGTGGACACGGTGGTGGGTGCCGTGCCCAAAACCACCCTCTCCGGCACGATCGCTAAATATCTCTGA
- a CDS encoding cytochrome c yields the protein MTGSPLPERNDAAPNSRGLIPALVLLAAACVAVLALLVIPAARSDPYTHSTLQLSGSTERGEQLFLINCAGCHGIAAQGLVGPNLHGVDSRKNDRQLIQQVVSGRTPPMPRFQPEPQAMADLLAYLHALT from the coding sequence GTGACCGGATCCCCTCTGCCTGAGCGCAACGACGCAGCCCCCAATAGCCGAGGCCTCATTCCCGCCCTGGTGCTGCTGGCCGCTGCCTGCGTGGCGGTGCTGGCGCTGCTGGTGATTCCAGCCGCCCGCAGTGACCCCTACACCCACAGCACCCTGCAGCTGAGCGGTTCAACAGAGCGAGGCGAGCAGTTGTTTCTGATCAACTGCGCCGGGTGCCATGGCATTGCCGCCCAGGGGCTGGTGGGCCCAAATCTGCACGGCGTTGATAGCCGCAAGAACGACCGCCAGCTGATTCAGCAGGTGGTGAGTGGTCGTACGCCGCCAATGCCCCGATTCCAGCCAGAACCTCAGGCCATGGCCGATCTGCTCGCCTACCTGCACGCGCTCACATGA
- the hisH gene encoding imidazole glycerol phosphate synthase subunit HisH, protein MTHIGLIDYGMGNLHSVQRAFERLGSSIQAVSSAGSMEGCDALVLPGVGAFDPAMERLHGSGLVPALRQWCSCDRPLLGICLGLQLLFERSDEGEREGLGLLAGHVAALPRQLGHPVPHMGWEPLQPKHPSPLLPPDQEPAWMYFVHSYAAVPTDPACTTAAVNFGAHSLTAAVWQGRIGACQFHPEKSGLSGEAMLRRWLQWVEQTA, encoded by the coding sequence ATGACGCACATCGGCCTGATCGACTACGGCATGGGCAATCTGCACTCCGTGCAGCGGGCCTTCGAGCGGCTGGGCAGCAGCATCCAGGCGGTGAGCAGCGCTGGCTCGATGGAGGGCTGCGATGCGCTGGTGCTGCCAGGGGTGGGGGCGTTTGATCCCGCGATGGAACGCCTGCACGGCTCAGGGCTGGTGCCGGCTCTACGCCAATGGTGCAGCTGCGATCGGCCGCTGCTTGGCATCTGTCTGGGTTTGCAACTGCTGTTCGAACGCAGCGATGAAGGCGAGCGCGAAGGCCTGGGTCTGCTGGCGGGCCATGTGGCCGCCCTCCCCCGCCAGCTGGGCCACCCGGTGCCGCATATGGGCTGGGAGCCGCTCCAGCCCAAGCACCCCAGCCCGCTACTGCCACCTGATCAAGAGCCGGCCTGGATGTATTTCGTGCACTCCTATGCCGCAGTGCCCACTGATCCCGCTTGCACCACAGCAGCGGTGAACTTTGGCGCTCACAGCCTCACCGCAGCGGTGTGGCAGGGCCGGATCGGTGCCTGCCAGTTTCACCCGGAAAAATCAGGCCTGAGCGGGGAAGCGATGTTGCGCCGCTGGCTGCAATGGGTTGAGCAGACGGCATGA
- a CDS encoding GuaB3 family IMP dehydrogenase-related protein — MDIQLGRSRTVRRAYGIDEIALVPGGRTVDPAVTDSSWTLGGVTREIPIIASAMDGVVDVGMCVELTKQGALGVLNLEGVQCRYDDPNPALDRIASVGKDEFVPLMQELYSQPVREDLIRKRIADIKQRGGIAAVSATPVAALKFGKAIAEAGADLFFVQATVVSTEHIGPEGQETLDLEALCRNFGVPVIIGNCVTYDVALKLMRAGAAGVMVGIGPGAACTSRGVLGIGIPQATSVADCAAARDDYMRESGRYVPIVADGGIVTGGDICKCLACGADAVMIGSPIARSAEAPGRGFHWGMATPSPVLPRGTRIKVGTTGSLEKILRGPASLDDGTQNLLGCIKTSMGTLGARTLKEMQQVEVVVAPSLLTEGKVYQKAQQLGMGK, encoded by the coding sequence GTGGACATTCAGCTCGGTCGTTCCCGCACTGTTCGCCGTGCCTACGGCATCGATGAGATCGCTCTGGTGCCAGGCGGTCGCACCGTTGATCCCGCGGTCACAGACAGCAGCTGGACCCTGGGCGGCGTGACCCGTGAGATCCCGATCATCGCCAGCGCCATGGACGGTGTGGTGGACGTGGGCATGTGCGTGGAGCTCACCAAGCAGGGCGCTCTCGGTGTGCTCAACCTGGAGGGGGTGCAGTGCCGCTACGACGACCCCAATCCCGCCCTCGATCGCATTGCCTCGGTCGGCAAAGACGAGTTCGTGCCCCTGATGCAGGAGCTTTACAGCCAGCCGGTGCGCGAAGACCTGATCCGCAAGCGCATTGCTGACATCAAGCAGCGCGGTGGGATCGCCGCCGTGAGTGCCACGCCTGTGGCCGCTCTCAAATTTGGCAAAGCCATCGCCGAAGCCGGTGCCGACCTCTTCTTTGTGCAAGCCACCGTGGTGAGCACCGAGCACATTGGGCCTGAAGGTCAGGAAACCCTGGATCTCGAAGCCCTTTGCCGCAACTTCGGCGTGCCGGTGATCATCGGCAACTGCGTCACCTACGACGTGGCCCTCAAGCTGATGCGTGCAGGCGCTGCCGGCGTCATGGTGGGCATTGGCCCTGGCGCCGCCTGCACCTCTCGCGGCGTACTGGGCATCGGCATCCCTCAGGCCACCTCGGTTGCCGACTGCGCCGCCGCCCGCGATGACTACATGCGTGAAAGCGGCCGCTATGTGCCAATCGTGGCCGATGGCGGCATCGTGACGGGTGGCGACATCTGCAAGTGCCTGGCCTGCGGTGCCGATGCCGTCATGATCGGCTCACCGATTGCCCGCTCCGCCGAAGCCCCGGGTCGCGGCTTCCACTGGGGGATGGCCACGCCCAGCCCTGTGCTGCCCCGCGGCACCCGCATCAAGGTGGGCACCACCGGCAGCTTGGAGAAGATTCTTCGCGGCCCTGCCTCGCTCGATGACGGCACGCAGAACCTCCTCGGTTGCATCAAAACCTCCATGGGCACCCTGGGCGCCCGCACGCTGAAGGAGATGCAGCAAGTGGAAGTGGTCGTAGCCCCGTCGCTGCTCACCGAAGGCAAGGTGTACCAAAAGGCCCAGCAGCTGGGCATGGGCAAATAA
- a CDS encoding TIGR00730 family Rossman fold protein yields the protein MEQSPLQALDQELQAHPQRRAIERSIVSLLEIAKGSNDADEWRLINGALADIRDGLNVFAPHRRTRKVTVFGSARTASDAAAYQLAKELAQAAVERGFEVMTGAGGGIMEAANSGAGCENSIGLNVDLPFEQHANRFVNSCDGRLLHFRYFFTRKLFFLRESDALVVMPGGFGTFDELFESLTLIQTGRTPPIPLVMLAPSGDQFWPDWLQDIQQDLASRGLISPEDTCLLKQANTASEAMQHICHFYRVFHTAQFAEDRMELLLHSTISSDTLASLNREFDTLVDEGSISQGESCDSNGILRPCLRFHLDRRRVGLLYQLIDRLNDLPLEVAPAIEQPGERIRSTLTCP from the coding sequence ATGGAGCAGAGCCCTCTTCAGGCCCTCGATCAGGAGCTTCAGGCCCACCCCCAGCGCCGCGCCATCGAACGCAGCATCGTGAGCCTGCTGGAGATCGCCAAAGGCAGCAACGATGCCGATGAATGGCGGCTGATCAACGGGGCCCTGGCCGACATTCGCGATGGCCTGAACGTGTTTGCTCCCCATCGCCGAACCCGCAAGGTCACGGTGTTCGGCTCGGCTCGAACCGCATCCGATGCGGCGGCCTACCAACTCGCCAAGGAACTGGCCCAGGCGGCGGTGGAGCGGGGCTTTGAGGTGATGACCGGGGCTGGGGGCGGCATCATGGAGGCCGCCAACAGCGGCGCCGGCTGTGAGAACAGCATCGGCCTGAATGTGGATCTGCCGTTTGAGCAGCATGCCAACCGCTTTGTGAACAGCTGCGATGGCAGGCTGCTGCACTTTCGTTATTTCTTCACCCGCAAGCTGTTCTTCCTGCGCGAGAGCGATGCCCTGGTGGTGATGCCGGGGGGCTTCGGCACCTTCGACGAGCTGTTTGAATCCCTCACCTTGATCCAAACCGGCCGCACCCCTCCGATTCCGCTGGTGATGCTGGCCCCCAGCGGCGATCAGTTCTGGCCCGACTGGCTCCAGGACATCCAGCAGGATCTGGCCAGCCGCGGCCTGATCTCCCCTGAAGACACCTGCCTGCTCAAGCAAGCCAACACCGCGTCAGAAGCGATGCAACACATCTGCCACTTCTACAGGGTGTTTCACACTGCCCAGTTCGCCGAAGACCGCATGGAGCTGCTTCTGCACAGCACGATCAGCAGCGACACGCTGGCCAGCCTCAACCGCGAATTCGACACGCTTGTGGATGAAGGCAGCATCAGCCAGGGTGAAAGCTGCGACAGCAACGGCATCCTGAGGCCCTGCTTGCGCTTCCATCTCGATCGGCGCCGGGTGGGATTGCTCTATCAACTGATCGATCGGCTCAATGATCTGCCGCTGGAGGTGGCACCAGCGATCGAGCAACCTGGCGAAAGGATTCGCAGCACCCTCACTTGCCCATGA
- the bchI gene encoding magnesium chelatase ATPase subunit I, producing the protein MMQARKRRVFPFTAIVGQEEMKLALLLNVIDPRIGGVMIMGDRGTGKSTTIRALADLLPEIDVVAGDPYNSSPADPDLQSSEVRQRADHGEQLPIEQRQVPMVDLPLGATEDRLCGTIDIEKALSEGVRAFEPGLLAKANRGLLYVDEVNLLDDHLVDVLLDSAASGWNTVEREGVSVRHPARFVLIGSGNPEEGELRPQLLDRFGMSVEVRTVRDPELRVQVVDQRTAFDNDPDGFNNAVQTTQNALQDRVIAAQKLLPQVQIDDDLRIRISAICGELDVDGLRGDIVTNRAARALAAFEGRTEVTEDDVARVAACCLRHRLRKDPLEQIDSGDRVVKVFCKVFERPESSDRGAFELALAA; encoded by the coding sequence CTGATGCAAGCCCGCAAGCGCAGGGTCTTCCCCTTCACCGCCATCGTGGGTCAGGAGGAGATGAAGCTCGCCCTGCTGCTCAACGTGATCGATCCGCGCATTGGCGGCGTGATGATCATGGGCGACCGCGGCACCGGCAAGAGCACCACCATCCGCGCCCTGGCCGACCTACTGCCGGAGATCGATGTGGTGGCGGGCGACCCTTACAACAGCTCCCCGGCCGACCCCGATCTGCAGAGCAGCGAGGTACGGCAACGAGCCGACCACGGTGAGCAGCTACCGATCGAGCAGCGCCAGGTGCCCATGGTGGACCTTCCCCTCGGAGCGACCGAAGACCGCCTCTGCGGCACCATCGACATCGAGAAAGCTCTGAGCGAGGGCGTGCGGGCGTTCGAGCCTGGCCTGCTGGCGAAGGCCAACCGCGGTCTGCTCTACGTGGATGAGGTGAACCTGCTCGACGACCATCTGGTGGACGTGTTGCTGGATTCGGCCGCCTCGGGCTGGAACACCGTGGAGCGCGAGGGCGTGAGCGTGCGCCACCCAGCCCGGTTCGTGCTGATCGGCTCCGGTAACCCTGAGGAAGGCGAGCTGCGCCCGCAGCTGCTCGATCGTTTCGGCATGAGCGTGGAGGTGCGCACGGTGCGCGATCCCGAGCTGCGCGTGCAAGTGGTGGATCAGCGCACCGCGTTCGACAACGACCCCGACGGCTTCAACAACGCCGTGCAGACCACCCAGAACGCCCTGCAGGATCGCGTGATCGCGGCTCAGAAGTTGCTCCCACAGGTGCAGATCGATGACGACCTGCGCATCCGCATCTCGGCCATCTGCGGCGAACTGGATGTGGACGGCCTCCGCGGCGACATTGTGACCAACCGCGCTGCCCGTGCCCTGGCCGCCTTTGAGGGCCGCACCGAAGTCACCGAAGACGACGTTGCCCGCGTGGCCGCCTGCTGCCTGCGCCACCGGCTGCGCAAGGACCCGCTTGAGCAGATCGACTCGGGCGATCGCGTGGTGAAGGTGTTCTGCAAGGTGTTTGAGCGCCCCGAATCCAGCGATCGCGGCGCCTTCGAACTGGCCCTGGCGGCCTGA
- the petG gene encoding cytochrome b6-f complex subunit V, with protein sequence MIEPLLCGIVLGLIPVTLTGLFVAAWNQYRRGSALGG encoded by the coding sequence ATGATCGAACCCCTGCTCTGCGGCATCGTGCTCGGTCTGATTCCCGTGACCCTCACCGGTTTGTTTGTGGCTGCCTGGAACCAGTACCGCCGTGGCAGCGCCCTGGGCGGCTGA
- a CDS encoding CAAD domain-containing protein, which yields MAEAPAPKPDTEQQPQMAEEALEINAVEAEAEPETVAVAAEQPAPEPAAPEPPAADTPTVASSIEVPASPQVNTAPSEQEGGEWDLLVQKLRSWIASGQLQEQWQAARTPLSLLAGLIAVLLVLRVYSAVLGVLNSIPLLPGLLELAGLVTVVQFSLTRLVRSQDRSEVIGGLKQRWKSFRGRS from the coding sequence ATGGCTGAAGCTCCTGCCCCCAAGCCGGACACTGAGCAACAGCCGCAGATGGCCGAGGAGGCTTTGGAGATCAATGCCGTAGAGGCAGAAGCTGAGCCTGAGACAGTCGCCGTCGCAGCGGAACAACCGGCACCAGAGCCAGCTGCACCAGAGCCACCTGCGGCAGACACTCCAACCGTGGCCAGCAGCATCGAGGTGCCCGCTAGCCCGCAGGTGAACACAGCCCCCTCCGAACAAGAGGGTGGTGAATGGGACCTGCTGGTGCAGAAGCTGCGCAGCTGGATCGCCAGCGGCCAACTGCAGGAGCAGTGGCAAGCGGCACGCACCCCCTTAAGCCTGCTGGCTGGGCTGATCGCCGTGCTGCTTGTGCTCCGGGTCTACAGCGCTGTGTTGGGCGTGCTTAACAGCATTCCGCTACTGCCCGGCCTGCTGGAGCTGGCCGGCCTGGTGACGGTGGTGCAATTCAGCCTCACGCGGCTGGTGCGCAGCCAGGATCGCAGCGAAGTGATCGGCGGACTGAAGCAGCGCTGGAAGAGCTTCCGGGGCCGCAGCTGA
- a CDS encoding 5-formyltetrahydrofolate cyclo-ligase, with protein sequence MSSKHALREQFRQRRRQLLAAAEPGIRAAADALAGTLAPDQALGIYWPLSGEADLRNLAAQILALPRVSEGTLTYRHWQAGDALSHDDSRILAPSQGPDLDASALGLLLVPALAFDQHGFRLGYGGGWFDRLRSDPIWRAVPALAVLPAGCLVEQLPSDHWDVPFHGWLDEQGAHWLQAV encoded by the coding sequence TTGAGCAGCAAGCACGCGCTGCGCGAGCAGTTCCGCCAGCGGCGGCGCCAACTGCTGGCGGCCGCAGAACCTGGTATTCGGGCTGCTGCCGACGCCCTGGCAGGGACATTGGCCCCCGATCAGGCGCTGGGCATCTATTGGCCGCTAAGCGGCGAAGCGGATCTGCGCAACTTGGCGGCGCAGATCCTGGCGCTGCCACGGGTGAGCGAGGGCACACTCACCTATCGCCACTGGCAGGCCGGCGATGCCCTGAGCCATGACGACAGCCGGATCCTGGCCCCATCTCAGGGCCCTGATCTCGATGCATCAGCACTGGGCCTGCTGTTGGTGCCGGCCTTGGCCTTTGATCAGCACGGCTTCCGCCTGGGCTACGGCGGTGGGTGGTTTGATCGACTACGGAGCGATCCGATCTGGAGGGCCGTGCCGGCCCTGGCGGTGCTACCCGCCGGCTGCCTGGTGGAGCAGCTGCCCAGCGATCACTGGGATGTGCCCTTCCACGGCTGGCTGGATGAGCAAGGCGCGCATTGGTTGCAAGCTGTTTAA
- the ruvC gene encoding crossover junction endodeoxyribonuclease RuvC encodes MVILGIDPGLARVGYGLIEVDGTPGRGQQRLLDCGIIRTDPGRSEGERMVEIARDLRQLIRAWSPELAVVEKFFFYRSSTTISVVQARGVLMMTLARFAIPVVEFPPMQIKLALAGHGHAEKDDVLAAVMRELNLDTPPRPDDAADALAAALTGWFQR; translated from the coding sequence GTGGTGATCCTCGGCATCGATCCCGGCCTGGCCCGCGTTGGCTACGGGCTGATTGAAGTGGACGGCACCCCTGGCCGGGGTCAGCAGCGGCTTTTGGATTGCGGGATCATCCGCACCGATCCTGGCCGCAGCGAAGGCGAGCGGATGGTGGAGATCGCCCGCGACCTGCGTCAGTTAATTCGTGCCTGGAGCCCGGAGCTGGCGGTGGTGGAGAAATTTTTCTTCTACCGCTCCAGCACCACGATCTCGGTGGTCCAGGCCCGCGGGGTATTGATGATGACCCTGGCCCGCTTCGCGATCCCGGTGGTGGAATTTCCGCCGATGCAGATCAAGCTGGCTCTCGCCGGCCATGGCCACGCCGAGAAAGACGACGTGCTGGCGGCCGTGATGCGCGAGCTCAACCTCGACACCCCGCCGCGGCCTGACGACGCCGCTGATGCCCTGGCAGCAGCCCTCACCGGCTGGTTTCAACGTTGA
- a CDS encoding SufE family protein: MATGSEKLDQIVERLKGTADPKRRYEYVLWLAKKLQPLPDEFRNDAFKVKGCVSQVYVVGQLVEGKLHWQGDSDAAITKGLLALLIEGLEGLEPAAAATIDPTFLSETGLQASLTPSRANGFLNILKMMQAQASALAG; the protein is encoded by the coding sequence ATGGCAACAGGCAGCGAGAAGCTCGATCAAATCGTTGAACGCCTCAAAGGCACCGCCGATCCCAAGCGCCGCTACGAGTACGTGCTCTGGCTGGCCAAAAAACTCCAGCCGCTCCCGGATGAATTTCGCAACGACGCCTTCAAGGTGAAAGGTTGCGTGTCCCAGGTGTATGTGGTGGGACAACTGGTGGAGGGCAAGCTCCACTGGCAGGGTGATTCTGATGCGGCGATCACCAAGGGGCTGCTGGCCCTGTTGATCGAGGGTCTTGAAGGGCTCGAGCCTGCTGCTGCCGCCACGATCGATCCCACTTTCCTGAGTGAGACAGGCCTACAGGCAAGCCTCACACCGTCGCGGGCCAATGGCTTCCTCAACATTCTCAAGATGATGCAAGCCCAAGCGAGCGCGCTTGCCGGCTGA
- a CDS encoding DUF3370 domain-containing protein, translating to MILPLLLATTPPAPAAPAPILRPQTVAPLPGGLDRVLVVNDNNPELISGPGILLSTFPKAGRSKPDAHLDVALNGRFDLFSHHVYAGKPDSLDSTLWLAVVAEPRGDQPVTLQLLGGSTALSQATDKQQPDAPFLPLPALMPQDGHVYSGPGSRVATELLARQRNALIPERWTLAPGRLSTLIVLPIPVKGLDPLLNGRNLQLRLQSSGPVSLATLAAYGRDDQAPAPGSWGALLDGDLSPKEHQPTPRGASGRMVYSRVSGVQIGSIWSGTITDPGKPYLSTSRAPISWPIASLERGSLGTGQVQTAELKAFYPGTAWAAHGNYGVEYNLAIPLRNTSKQPVTLELAFESPLKTDQAQGGLRFNPKPGQSVMFRGTVEATGLDGSGGTSSGRRSVHLVQRVGQQGPALGTVSLAPGASRQLRVRLIYPADATPPQVLSLLPVKQSPDQPASSH from the coding sequence ATGATCCTGCCCCTGCTCCTGGCGACGACACCGCCCGCACCGGCTGCCCCGGCGCCGATCCTGCGACCTCAGACCGTGGCTCCCCTTCCCGGCGGCCTCGATCGGGTGCTGGTGGTGAACGACAACAACCCCGAGCTGATCTCCGGGCCAGGCATCCTGCTCTCCACCTTTCCCAAAGCAGGCCGCAGCAAGCCCGATGCGCACCTGGATGTGGCGCTGAACGGTCGCTTCGACCTCTTCAGCCACCACGTGTATGCAGGCAAGCCGGACAGCCTCGATTCCACCCTCTGGCTGGCGGTGGTGGCCGAACCCCGCGGCGATCAACCGGTGACGCTTCAGCTGCTGGGAGGATCCACAGCCCTATCTCAGGCCACGGACAAGCAGCAACCGGATGCCCCCTTCCTGCCTCTGCCAGCTCTGATGCCGCAAGACGGGCATGTGTACAGCGGTCCCGGCAGCCGCGTGGCTACTGAACTACTGGCACGCCAACGCAACGCGCTGATTCCGGAGCGATGGACCCTGGCGCCGGGGCGCCTCAGCACCTTGATCGTGCTGCCCATCCCGGTGAAGGGGCTTGATCCCCTACTCAATGGCCGCAACCTGCAATTGCGCCTACAGAGCTCCGGCCCGGTGAGTCTCGCCACGCTGGCGGCCTACGGCCGTGATGATCAGGCCCCAGCCCCCGGGAGCTGGGGCGCATTGCTCGACGGCGACCTGAGCCCCAAGGAACACCAGCCCACCCCCCGGGGCGCCAGCGGCCGAATGGTGTATTCCCGGGTGAGCGGGGTGCAGATCGGCAGCATCTGGAGCGGCACGATCACCGACCCCGGCAAGCCTTACCTCTCCACGAGCCGCGCCCCAATCTCCTGGCCGATTGCTTCGCTGGAGCGCGGCAGCCTCGGCACAGGCCAGGTGCAGACGGCTGAATTGAAAGCCTTCTACCCGGGTACCGCCTGGGCCGCCCATGGCAATTACGGCGTGGAATACAACCTGGCGATCCCGCTGCGCAACACCAGCAAGCAACCAGTGACGCTTGAGCTGGCCTTCGAATCACCCCTGAAAACAGACCAGGCCCAGGGCGGCCTGCGCTTCAACCCCAAACCAGGCCAATCGGTGATGTTCCGCGGCACCGTGGAAGCCACCGGCCTCGATGGCTCAGGCGGCACCTCCTCCGGACGGCGCAGCGTCCACTTGGTGCAACGGGTAGGGCAGCAGGGTCCGGCTTTGGGAACGGTGAGCCTGGCCCCTGGGGCCAGCCGGCAGCTACGGGTGCGCCTGATCTACCCGGCCGATGCCACACCGCCACAGGTGCTGAGCCTGCTGCCTGTGAAACAATCCCCAGACCAGCCAGCCTCCTCTCACTGA